From a single Candidatus Melainabacteria bacterium genomic region:
- a CDS encoding tetratricopeptide repeat protein — MCVVSCVWNERVHSAFALPTSLPPATFEDGVKLYNQKQFKQALIIFMGYLKTNPRSAAAYLYIANSYYGLNQIDAAKKTYQVLIASFPNSNEALTAREFMRRLQTQDKIASGNTSSTSSVMENASLSKKSVAKTSVSEGVVGELSLRVIRPLQDHPVVSPSVISAVKDQIRKYPKLVRKMLYENRIEVVLTPTLIDKNPEMKNQEGRGYDGHTLKSCPGMFQDGRSVVICERTMDEYTETVHDPIPIERILATLNHECGHAIDSCLGDISETDDFKHVYLLDAAAAQRLDASVSRDLAYYLQKSEAGQQECCGELIGIILGTDSDKSEKMRVAFPQTIKFLKSKLDVR; from the coding sequence ATGTGTGTGGTTTCATGCGTGTGGAACGAGCGGGTCCATTCAGCATTTGCTCTTCCGACGTCCTTGCCTCCTGCAACATTTGAAGATGGTGTAAAGCTCTACAATCAGAAGCAATTTAAACAAGCACTGATAATTTTCATGGGGTATTTGAAAACAAATCCCCGTAGTGCTGCAGCTTACTTATACATTGCTAATAGCTATTATGGATTGAATCAGATTGACGCGGCGAAAAAGACTTATCAGGTTTTGATTGCAAGTTTTCCAAACTCGAACGAAGCCTTAACGGCTCGCGAGTTTATGCGCCGGTTGCAGACGCAAGACAAAATCGCAAGCGGTAACACATCATCGACTTCGTCGGTGATGGAAAATGCGAGTCTGTCTAAGAAGTCCGTAGCCAAAACATCAGTCAGTGAGGGAGTGGTTGGCGAGCTGAGTTTGCGCGTCATTAGACCACTTCAAGATCATCCGGTCGTATCGCCATCGGTTATCAGTGCGGTCAAAGATCAGATTCGCAAGTATCCAAAATTGGTCAGAAAGATGCTTTATGAAAATCGCATTGAAGTTGTTCTGACACCGACTTTGATTGATAAGAATCCTGAGATGAAGAATCAAGAAGGACGCGGATATGATGGGCACACGTTAAAAAGCTGTCCGGGCATGTTTCAGGATGGACGTTCAGTTGTTATTTGTGAGCGCACCATGGACGAATACACGGAGACCGTGCATGATCCCATTCCAATTGAACGCATTTTAGCTACTTTAAATCATGAGTGTGGCCATGCGATTGATAGCTGTCTTGGAGATATATCAGAAACCGATGATTTCAAACATGTTTACTTGTTAGATGCGGCTGCTGCTCAAAGATTGGACGCATCTGTAAGCAGAGATCTTGCGTACTACTTGCAAAAGTCCGAGGCTGGGCAACAAGAATGTTGCGGGGAACTGATAGGTATAATTTTGGGAACAGATAGCGACAAGAGTGAGAAAATGAGAGTGGCATTTCCTCAAACCATCAAGTTTCTCAAGTCAAAGCTGGACGTTCGGTAG
- the treS gene encoding maltose alpha-D-glucosyltransferase, producing the protein MNYSELEPLWYKDAVIYQLHVKSFFDSNDDGYGDFPGLMQKLDYLQELGVDTIWLLPFYPSPLRDDGYDIADYEGINPVYGDRKDFRNFVREAHNRGLKVITELVINHTSDQHPWFDASRKAPPGSSKRDFYVWSDTDTKYQDARIIFLDSEKSNWTWDPIAKQYYWHRFFHHQPDLNFDNPNVRRAIIKIMKFWLDLGVDGMRLDAIPYLIEREGTNCENLPDTHAILKEMRKVLDEEYPNRIFLAEANQWPTEVIQYFGNSDECHMAFHFPVMPRIYLAVHQEDRHPITEILRQTPDIPYDCQWAMFLRNHDELTLEMVTDDERDYMYNAYAHDPMMRINLGIRRRLAPLLDYSRDKIKLLNSILFSMPGTPIVYYGDEIGMGENIFLGDRHGVRTPMQWNGDRNAGFSKALFAKLYSAPIMDPVTGYQAINVEAQNLDPSSLLNWMRSVIKLRKQHKVFGRGTLEILYPENRKILAYKRSFEGETVLVVANLSRYPQSVSLDLPDYAGVTPIEMFGLVPFHPITEEKYTLTLAGHSFYWLQLATNKVSPFAETAPLALKSVESQSIYVVDTVSSINTLLTSPFKKILENRIIPQFIRGQRWFGKKSKNVTSTKVNDWIDLSASTGLQSGMLVLEIHYSDGEMDLYNMFVALEIESQDSDAQALPSKAPAIIAELTDKDRKAILYDALDNEKFNAGILSYITEDKRIRGQVGFVESFKLPAFEVISAKGELASPVKRVESEQSNSSIIYGNRFILKLFRHLEPGLNPDYEISRYLTETSPFSQVPAAAGVLGYTNPRLATLYTLGLLQEYVQNQGDAWSYTVAEFRRYYERCSTKATLLSKMTPPAVPLSELVNIEPPEEVFELLGVYIKDAAKLGARTAEMHIALGKPSDLTAFQPEPISRNELIDISSTMRYDVVKVFKLLEQKVRTAEPDLVNSIKSLLLYRPKVVDLLDRLATINEELTKIRCHGDYHLGQVLYSGGDFFILDFEGEPSKPLELRIAKQTPLKDVAGMVRSFSYASYASLFLFTHNRAEDLEAFLPWAKACEAWSSASFLKGYLQAMEGSSLVPSDRSDFFRALLPFMIDKAFYEIFYEVNNRPDWLRVPVSSVLEYLKAGAFYSEEY; encoded by the coding sequence GTGAATTACTCAGAACTCGAACCACTCTGGTATAAAGACGCTGTTATCTATCAGCTGCACGTAAAATCGTTTTTTGACAGCAATGATGATGGCTACGGTGATTTCCCGGGGCTCATGCAGAAACTGGATTATCTGCAAGAACTCGGCGTTGATACTATTTGGTTGCTGCCGTTTTACCCGTCGCCTTTGCGCGACGACGGTTATGACATTGCCGACTATGAAGGCATAAACCCTGTCTACGGAGACCGTAAAGACTTTCGCAACTTCGTGCGAGAGGCTCATAATCGCGGTTTGAAGGTGATTACCGAGCTTGTTATCAATCATACCTCCGACCAACATCCATGGTTCGACGCTTCCCGCAAGGCTCCACCAGGCTCAAGCAAACGTGATTTCTATGTGTGGAGTGATACGGACACAAAGTATCAAGATGCTCGCATAATTTTCCTCGATTCAGAAAAATCGAATTGGACATGGGATCCGATTGCAAAACAGTATTATTGGCACCGTTTCTTTCACCATCAGCCTGATCTCAACTTCGATAATCCAAACGTTCGGCGCGCCATTATTAAAATCATGAAGTTCTGGCTTGACCTGGGCGTAGATGGGATGCGTCTTGACGCTATTCCGTACCTGATCGAACGGGAAGGCACTAATTGCGAAAATTTGCCCGATACGCACGCAATTTTAAAAGAAATGCGCAAAGTTCTCGATGAGGAGTATCCGAATCGCATTTTCCTGGCTGAGGCTAATCAGTGGCCGACTGAAGTAATTCAATATTTCGGTAACAGCGATGAATGCCATATGGCATTTCACTTTCCCGTTATGCCTCGCATCTATCTAGCTGTTCATCAAGAAGATCGTCATCCGATCACGGAAATTTTACGGCAAACACCCGATATTCCCTACGACTGTCAGTGGGCTATGTTCTTGCGCAATCATGACGAGTTGACTCTCGAGATGGTTACAGACGACGAGCGAGATTACATGTACAACGCATACGCTCACGATCCGATGATGCGCATCAATCTTGGTATTAGAAGAAGATTGGCTCCCTTGCTTGATTACAGTCGTGACAAGATAAAGCTTTTAAACAGCATTCTGTTTTCCATGCCGGGCACTCCTATTGTGTACTATGGTGATGAGATTGGGATGGGTGAAAATATCTTCCTGGGCGATCGTCACGGTGTACGCACACCGATGCAGTGGAATGGCGATCGGAATGCTGGATTTTCAAAAGCATTGTTTGCCAAGCTATATTCTGCACCGATCATGGATCCGGTCACTGGTTACCAGGCCATTAATGTCGAGGCACAAAATCTAGATCCCTCATCGTTGCTTAACTGGATGCGCTCGGTGATCAAGCTCCGGAAACAACATAAAGTTTTTGGTCGTGGCACTCTGGAAATACTGTATCCGGAAAATAGGAAAATCCTCGCCTACAAGAGATCGTTCGAAGGTGAAACAGTTCTTGTGGTGGCCAATCTATCGCGGTATCCACAATCGGTCAGTTTAGACCTTCCCGATTACGCTGGGGTAACACCAATTGAGATGTTTGGGCTCGTTCCTTTTCACCCGATTACTGAAGAAAAGTATACGCTCACGCTCGCCGGACACTCCTTTTACTGGCTGCAATTAGCCACTAACAAGGTCAGTCCCTTTGCTGAAACAGCTCCCCTGGCGTTAAAATCCGTCGAATCGCAGAGCATTTACGTTGTCGATACTGTTTCATCAATCAATACTTTGTTGACCAGTCCGTTTAAAAAGATTCTGGAAAATCGCATCATACCTCAATTTATACGGGGACAGCGATGGTTCGGCAAGAAGTCGAAAAATGTAACTTCCACCAAAGTCAATGATTGGATCGATCTGTCAGCTTCAACCGGACTGCAGTCAGGAATGCTTGTTCTAGAGATTCATTATTCTGACGGAGAGATGGATCTGTACAACATGTTTGTTGCCCTGGAAATCGAAAGTCAGGATTCTGATGCTCAAGCGCTGCCTTCCAAGGCCCCTGCTATTATCGCGGAACTGACTGATAAAGACAGGAAAGCGATTTTGTACGATGCACTGGATAACGAGAAATTCAACGCCGGAATTCTGTCATACATAACGGAAGACAAACGCATTCGCGGCCAGGTCGGATTTGTCGAATCGTTCAAGTTGCCTGCGTTCGAAGTTATCAGCGCCAAGGGCGAACTGGCAAGCCCCGTCAAAAGAGTTGAAAGCGAGCAAAGCAACTCATCTATAATTTATGGCAATCGATTTATTCTCAAGCTCTTCAGACATCTGGAGCCGGGCTTGAATCCAGATTACGAGATATCCAGATATTTGACCGAGACGTCACCTTTCTCTCAAGTGCCGGCTGCAGCTGGTGTGTTGGGGTATACCAATCCGCGATTGGCCACGTTGTATACTCTCGGGCTCTTGCAGGAGTACGTGCAAAATCAGGGCGATGCCTGGAGTTACACGGTTGCTGAATTTAGAAGATATTATGAGCGATGCAGCACTAAAGCAACTTTGCTGTCTAAGATGACACCGCCTGCAGTGCCACTCTCAGAACTTGTAAATATTGAGCCGCCTGAGGAAGTATTTGAGCTTCTTGGTGTGTACATCAAAGATGCAGCCAAGCTGGGCGCACGCACTGCCGAGATGCACATCGCTCTTGGAAAACCATCAGACCTGACTGCTTTCCAGCCCGAGCCAATCAGCAGAAACGAATTGATAGATATATCGTCCACGATGAGATACGACGTGGTCAAAGTATTCAAATTGCTTGAGCAAAAGGTGCGTACAGCTGAACCAGATCTCGTTAACTCGATAAAATCGTTGCTTCTTTACCGGCCAAAGGTCGTAGATCTTCTTGATCGTCTCGCAACAATCAACGAGGAGCTTACCAAAATTAGATGCCATGGCGACTATCACTTGGGCCAGGTTCTATATTCGGGCGGAGATTTCTTCATTCTCGATTTCGAAGGTGAACCGTCCAAGCCGCTCGAGCTACGAATTGCCAAACAGACACCGCTAAAAGACGTCGCGGGCATGGTTCGTTCGTTCAGTTATGCCAGTTATGCCAGCTTGTTCCTGTTCACGCACAATCGCGCCGAAGATCTTGAAGCCTTCTTGCCCTGGGCGAAAGCATGCGAAGCCTGGTCATCAGCCTCGTTTCTGAAGGGATATTTACAGGCGATGGAAGGTTCATCGCTTGTGCCATCGGATCGAAGTGATTTCTTCCGTGCGCTGTTGCCGTTCATGATCGATAAGGCGTTCTATGAGATCTTTTATGAGGTGAATAACAGACCTGATTGGTTAAGAGTGCCTGTAAGCAGCGTACTTGAATATTTGAAAGCTGGTGCTTTCTACAGTGAGGAATACTGA
- a CDS encoding DUF3416 domain-containing protein — translation MPKPETSQASKYAPPNLLSESRVTIENVQPQVDDGAFPAKRVVGEKVRVTASIHTDGHNAIGASLHYRKAGDSDWTQVPMVLKQPGFDLFEGVFTVAELGYYEFTISAWIDAFSNWTRDTRKKLAAGQDVRLELTEGAILIADAIKDAPVSERPELSKYAEMLETFEYQLVLSSSPLADLMHKYSRRGRVRQYHKILSVMVEAERALYGAWYELFPRSVTDKKTHHGTFKDVINHLPYVEEMGFDVLYLPPIHPIGTVARKGPNNTLSAGPDDVGSPWAIGAKEGGHLAIHPQLGSLSDFHELINAAAVRGIDIAMDIAFQCSPDHPYVTEHPDWFYRRPDGSIRCAENPPKRYEDIYPIDFECEDWQSLWEELKDVVVYWAQQGVKVFRVDNPHTKPYPFWHFLIREVKRIFPETVFLSEAFARPKVMQYLAKCGFSQSYTYFTWRNNKDELTNYFNELYNTELADYLRPNLFANTPDILPDFLQYSGRSGFMIRAALAATLGATYGIYGPPFELCVTDAMPNAEEYKDSEKYEIRTWNLEDPHSIKDFITRLNKIRRTNSALHTNRNLKFLNIDNREMIAFTKSTEDGSNTILVVVNLDPHHTQSGYLHIPFEELGADQTFQVHDLITGVRFFWTGDTNFVQLDPHVSPAYVFRVMRKLKSERDFDYFV, via the coding sequence ATGCCTAAACCTGAGACTAGTCAAGCATCTAAATACGCGCCCCCAAATTTGCTGAGTGAGTCGCGTGTCACGATCGAGAATGTGCAACCACAAGTCGATGACGGGGCCTTTCCTGCTAAGAGAGTGGTGGGCGAAAAGGTGCGTGTGACAGCGAGCATCCACACAGACGGACACAATGCCATTGGCGCCAGTTTGCATTATCGCAAAGCCGGTGACTCGGACTGGACTCAAGTTCCCATGGTATTGAAGCAGCCTGGGTTCGATCTCTTTGAAGGGGTGTTTACGGTAGCTGAACTGGGTTATTACGAATTTACAATCAGCGCCTGGATTGACGCGTTTTCCAACTGGACGCGTGACACGAGAAAGAAGCTCGCTGCTGGACAGGACGTGAGGTTGGAGTTAACAGAGGGAGCCATTCTAATTGCTGATGCGATCAAAGATGCACCAGTAAGCGAGCGTCCTGAACTATCTAAGTATGCAGAGATGCTCGAGACATTTGAATATCAGCTTGTGCTGTCCAGTTCACCCCTGGCTGACCTCATGCATAAATACAGTCGTCGCGGTCGGGTTCGTCAGTATCACAAAATTCTTAGCGTTATGGTTGAAGCGGAGCGTGCACTGTACGGTGCATGGTATGAGCTTTTCCCTCGCTCAGTGACTGACAAGAAAACTCATCATGGCACGTTTAAAGATGTGATAAATCATTTGCCTTATGTCGAGGAAATGGGTTTCGATGTTCTTTATTTGCCACCGATTCACCCAATCGGTACGGTGGCACGGAAAGGTCCTAACAACACGTTGTCTGCTGGACCTGATGATGTAGGCAGTCCTTGGGCGATAGGAGCTAAGGAAGGTGGACACCTGGCGATTCATCCGCAACTAGGATCGCTTTCTGACTTTCACGAGTTAATTAACGCCGCAGCTGTGCGTGGTATTGACATCGCCATGGACATTGCCTTCCAATGCTCCCCTGATCACCCCTACGTGACTGAGCATCCAGATTGGTTCTACCGTCGTCCGGATGGATCTATTCGTTGTGCCGAGAATCCCCCAAAGCGCTACGAAGATATCTATCCAATCGATTTCGAGTGCGAAGACTGGCAGTCTCTCTGGGAAGAATTGAAAGACGTTGTTGTGTATTGGGCTCAACAAGGCGTTAAGGTTTTTCGGGTCGATAATCCCCACACCAAGCCCTATCCTTTCTGGCATTTTTTGATCAGGGAAGTGAAGCGAATTTTTCCAGAGACTGTCTTCCTCTCCGAAGCATTCGCGCGGCCAAAGGTTATGCAATACCTGGCGAAGTGCGGTTTTTCTCAGTCGTATACCTATTTTACGTGGCGCAATAACAAAGACGAACTCACCAATTATTTCAACGAGCTTTATAACACTGAGCTGGCTGATTATCTGCGTCCAAACCTTTTTGCCAACACTCCCGACATATTGCCTGATTTCTTGCAGTACAGTGGGCGTTCGGGATTCATGATCCGAGCGGCTCTGGCTGCTACTCTCGGCGCTACCTACGGAATTTACGGTCCTCCATTCGAACTCTGTGTTACCGATGCGATGCCGAACGCGGAGGAGTACAAAGATTCGGAGAAGTATGAGATTCGTACGTGGAATCTGGAAGATCCCCACTCGATCAAAGATTTTATTACCAGGCTAAACAAAATTCGCAGAACGAATTCGGCTCTTCACACCAATCGTAATCTCAAGTTCCTCAATATCGATAATCGCGAGATGATTGCTTTTACGAAGAGCACCGAAGATGGTTCCAACACCATTCTCGTAGTTGTAAATCTTGATCCTCATCACACCCAATCTGGATACTTGCATATTCCCTTTGAAGAACTGGGAGCTGACCAAACCTTCCAGGTTCATGATCTGATTACCGGTGTTCGCTTCTTCTGGACTGGTGACACGAACTTTGTTCAGTTGGATCCGCATGTTTCACCTGCATATGTCTTCAGGGTAATGCGTAAACTGAAGTCCGAACGCGACTTTGATTATTTTGTTTAG